The Apium graveolens cultivar Ventura chromosome 6, ASM990537v1, whole genome shotgun sequence genome contains a region encoding:
- the LOC141665845 gene encoding uncharacterized protein LOC141665845, protein MLKWAVELGQFDLEYVPRIIIKGQALADFLLEFDSEVDDKALVMLHPPHVEESLEEFPHPWWILHVDRAVGNEGAGAGIVLVSPEGHHLMSVIHFKFYATNHDAEYEALINGLKIALEMGVRNLIARSDSELVVNQVNGGFQARGPRTELYLRCTQRLIGMFKEVRLECVPWEKNSNADALAKMGSQQEVLFTVRLEIDLIRELPKARGDVKYAVVAVD, encoded by the coding sequence ATGCTGAAGTGGgctgtggagttgggacagtttgatttggaatatgtGCCCCGGATAATAATTAAAGGGCAAGCCTTAGCTgatttcttgttggaatttgattctgaagttgatGACAAAGCTTTGGTGATGCTACATCCACCTCATGTTGAGGAGTCTTTGGAGGAGTTTCCACATCCCTGGTGGATCTTACATGTGGATAGGGCAGTTGGCAATGAAGGAGCAGGTGCGGGTATAGTACTCGTGTCTCCAGAAGGCCATCATCTGATGAGCGtaattcatttcaagttttatgcaacAAATCATGATGCGGAGTATGAAGCGTTGATTAATGGCCTAAAGATCGCTTTGGAAATGGGAGTGCGAAACCTAATTGCGAGGAGTGACTCAGAGCTGGTGGTGAATCAGGTGAATGGGGGATTTCAAGCGCGAGGCCCACGAacagaattatacttgagatgCACACAACGCCTGATTGGAATGTTCAAAGAAGTTAGGTTGGAATGTGTGCCATGGGAGAAGAACAGTAACGCGGATGCTCTAGCAAAAATGGGGTCACAACAAGAGGTTTTATTCACAGTTAGGTTGGAGATAGATCTTATTAGGGAGCTGCCCAAGGCTAGAGGGGATGTCAAATATGCGGTGGTCGCAGTTGATTAG
- the LOC141665846 gene encoding uncharacterized protein LOC141665846: MPLATITAKKIRDFVFNSIVCSYGPVVVGSGSLRRDRYTKEDAEINQRLHLDLLEETRENSQLRLAAYQQRASRYYNKKVKGQLLKAGDLVLRKVMPNTKNPQHGVFGANWEGPYKIKVILCKGTYHLEDMEGKLVPRAWNAEHLRKYYQ; this comes from the exons ATGCCGTTGGCAACCATCACGGCAAAGAAAATCAGAGATTTTGTCTTCAACTCCATCGTGTGCAG CTATGGTCCCGTGGTAGTTGGTTCGGGATCGCTTCGCAGAGACCGTTACACGAAGGAGGATGCAGAGAttaatcaaaggcttcatttgGATCTCTTGGAAGAAACAAGGGAAAATTCTCAGCTGAGGCTCGCAGCGTATCAGCAACGTGCCtcaaggtattataacaagaaggtaaagggacaATTGCTGAAGGCGGGAGATTTGGTACTTAGGAAGGTGATGCCCAACACGAAGAACCCccaacatggagtgtttggagctaattgggaaggaccatacaagataaAGGTCATCTTGTGTAAagggacttatcaccttgaagataTGGAAGGGAAGCTGGTTCCGCGAGCGTGGAACgcggaacatctccgaaagtattaccAGTAA